The Euleptes europaea isolate rEulEur1 chromosome 9, rEulEur1.hap1, whole genome shotgun sequence nucleotide sequence caacgacaaccaaaagccacaccaggagactgagtaatccaaaagagttggtttaatggtatcacaggcaagcagagcttagaagtccaaagacagcaatgggggcaaatggcatgcacttgataatataagaacattgaaaaaagcgttcagcaatacagtctcttgagattacttcaaacagtctagaggcATCCCAGCTCCCATGGGCActagctagcttcaaagggagcaGGAATGCAGCTTagagaaaacagtccttgaacaatctgcggaggaaagtctgtgagaaaacgaaactatttgagactcagcgagtaggcctgacagccagcatggtgtggtggtttggagaggtggactcttgatctggagaaccgggttcgattcccccttgCTCCACATGGGTgacggaggcaaatctggtgaactggatttgtttccccacccctccacacgaagccaactgggtgaccttgggcgagtcacagctctctcagcccccacccacctcacagggtgtctgctgtggggaggggaagggaaggtgattgtgagccgggttgattcttccttaagtggtagagaaagtcggcgtataaacaccaacttcttcttcttctgcctctttgGTTGTCAGgtcctgactaaagtcacctgaagtggggctcttggcaggaccaggccaggctctggcttcaggtcaagttcttggttcacaAACCCTGTGtctagtttctcatcctgttattcGCTCAAcctgcaatccacagctgttgtgttgtctgccccttgccctgggaactgttatctcggacttgtttcactttgttttgcgTTCTCTGGCTAGAGTGCTTTTAACCGTGTATTCGACCCATGTcgtgccattagcagccttcttcatTCTgcagacagtcagttcttttaattcacctttttgctcctaataaagtattattgcttcagagctacctgcctgaatgaatctgcttttgagggatgctagaggtaaatgcctgatcctgacatggGTCACTTTCCAAGAACGAGAACGCAACGTTTCTTTTGCGATCCTAAGAATACCTCAGACCTGAGCGGTCCTGTTTAGGATCGCGCTCTTCCTTCCAGCAACATTTGAATTACATACTATCATGAAGCGTGTTGGGAGTTCCGTGTTCGGAGGGGTCGTAGGTAGGACAGCGCGCCTAGAAACTGGACTGGCTCCTTCGAACACGGAACTCCCAAGCCACGTCTGGATGGAAGGCCGCGGGGGACCGCGTTCCTCAGGGCAGCGGGAAGAAGCGAGAAGCGCCGGCGAAGAGGAAGCGAAAGGCACCCGCCACCGCTCCTGCCGCGCGTCTTCTTCGAGGGCGGCTACCGCCAACGGCTCGCCGCGCCCTCAGGCCGCGAGGACTTCATTTCCCGACATGCCTCACTCCCCAGCTTCCCAAGCGCGGGCTCAGGGAGCGCGGCAGAGAGCATGCCGGGCGCGGTAGTCCCCCGGGGCGCTGTATTGTCTTTCCGTCGGCGGCCACGCCACGCCAGCTCGTCAAGAGCGGGTGATGGACGGCCGGGCTCTGCCAATGGCTGAGGTAGACGCGGCTGGGGCGGGCGGCCCGGCGGCCGTTGCCCTGGTAACCGCGGCGGGGAGACCGTTTGGTGCcccggagaagaagaagaagaagaagaagaagaaaaagagaaagaccctcgcaggagttaaaaaaaaagagggggggggggagagagagagagggaaactcCGGTCCGCGGACGGCAGGGGAGCGGCGGAGGTGAGCAACTCCCTCCGCGGTGGGGGGGTGGCGGTGGGGGGGTGGCGGTGGGGGGCGGCCTCGCCTTGGCTTTGCTCGCCAGTAGAAGTTCAAGTacacttttgggggggggcggcggccgggggggtGTCCCTCTGGGCCAAGCCGGCATTAAAGTTTGTGCGGTTGCGGTTTCCTTTCGTGCCTCGGATTTGCTGCAGCGGCCGGGCTGTCCCACTCACAACTCGCGAAAtccttggagggggtggggtgcGGTCCGGAGGTGGGGGcgtgggggcgtggggagggccGTCACAGGGCGTGAGTGccagagagcccacccttcaaagtgGCCTTTCCCTCCACGGGGACCTGATCTGAGCTGGGCGTCATTCGGAATTTGGGGGAaaactccaggacccacctggaggttggcaaccgctgGAGCTGCACTTGGTccctggcggcagcagcagcagcccccccgccccgcatagttaaattgtggagctccctgccccaggatgtggtgatggctgccaagttggacgGCTTtaagtggacaggttcatggaggagagggctattcatggctactagtctaaatgatgcacacctattctctccaggatcagaggagcatgccaaatatatgacgtgctgtaaaggaacacaggcaggatgctgctgctgcagccgtcttgcttgtgggcttcctagaggcacctggctggccactgtgggaacagactgtgggacttgatggaccttggtctgatccagcagggcctttcttatgtttattATAAAGTCGTCAGTGAGAGTAAGGGCTATGGAATGGAATGGACAAACAAAACCATCATTTTCTTTGTGCCATGCAGGAACAATAGTGGCTGAAAACTCCCAGAAAAAGGATCATTGGTTATAGtggaaaacttttaaaatattagCTGCATGCGAGAGACCAGGAGGAGTCTGCCTCTCCATTGGTTACTGACGTGAATGTGGGGGCTGGGGGTGGAGTTGGAGTATTTTTGATTGCTGCAGGGTTTAACCTTGTTCTTAGTGGACAGTTAATTTAAAATAGTCTCCACTGCCAGCGGTCAGGCCCTCTCAGAAGCCCAAACCATTTCCAGATTTTGAGGCCCTTTGTCataccaaaaataaaaatgattacACAATACAACAAAATAGAcattggaaagagagagagagagagagaagctgtgaAACTTATCAGATGCCCAAAAAATTAACAGGTGTGTAAATTTGAAGCCCCCTTTGAGCTTGAGGGCCAGGccgaatgctcccccccccaattgggaaTAACTCACCCCATGAATATCACACTATAAATCTCTGATATGCCCATCTTCAGAATACAGTTTACCACCAAGCAGTGTGAAGAAGTCCCTTCAGGAAGCAGAGGGGAACCTGTGTTCTTTGTCTATGTTTCATATTCAACTGAGTTTGGAAGTGCTGTTATGTGACCTCAAAAGTGAACATGTCTATGGTTAGTACCAAGAGAAGGTGTATTCAAAATGTTCAGAAAGATGGAGTGTTCAGAAAGATGGAGTGTTCAGAAAGATGCAGATATTTGAGCTActtttgtttagaaaaatatGGTTAACTGGGACATGTGACCTCATGCTGCTGTTCTCCCGTGGGGAGCTTTGGGTCGTCCTCCTGCAGAAGGTAGCGTGCTCCACTGAAGGCATCTGCCCAACAAGTCTTCCTTATTTCCTGCTGAGGCGCTGGTGGCTGCCACCTCTGTCAGGAGGTGTTGGACAGCAGATGTTCCCTGTACTTCGTTGTCTGTCTCCTCCAGCGCAAGTCTTGAGCAGAGGCAGTACTCCTCCTTATGAGCTGTTAACATCCTCCTTGGAGCCCAGCCTGGTTCTCTGCCTTGCCTCTCTCATAATTCTGGTTGTGTTCTTTAGGGGCCTCCTTTTCCCAGGAGAAGTTGTAACTCCTTTGTAACTTCTGAGACACTTTGAAGAACAACTGCAGGACCACTAATATGTTTGGCCTTCACAAAGAAAGCTGGAGGAAaaagcttatttattttattgctctGAGGTGGACAGGGATTACTCTTTTTATGACTGCTGAGGGAGGGTTAACGTATTATACCCAAAACCTGAAAGTCTGAGGGCCCAAGAGCTGCCTGAATGTTTGTGTATGCCCAatagaattttgattttgataagCTGATCCTGATGCTGTATCACAAATTTGTGCAACTTTCACTTTCTCATGTGGTGGcagaggttgttgttgttggggcgGGGGCGCCTGAAGTGAGCTTTGAGTTCACTTACATCTTGAAAAAAGTAGGTACATCTGTTTTTTAATTTATGGGTCTGAAGGATATACCTAAAAACACATTTGCCTATAACTATATATCTTTTGATATTTAGATACCACAAAGTGTGCTTACAATTTGGGTCTAAATAGAGTTCTGAAAATCAGAAACGTTGTCATCCACTACCAAAACAAAAGGAGGGTGCAGGAGAGCCCTTTAAGGAACTGGATATGGTTGGAAGGTTTGCGTCGATACAAATCAGTATACATGGAAGAAACTAGAGCTGGAGTCCTGAGAATGCTTTCCaggttgaataaaatgggacttacttctgaggagTTGTGCTTAGGTCTTTTgtgttgggtcttttcctgctgcctcaacttttcctagcattattgtcttttccaatgattcttgtcttctcctaatgtgaccaaagtacgatagcctcagttgagtcactttagcttctagggatagttctggcttgatttgatctagaacccacttgtctTTTGGGCAGTTCATGGTATCTATAAAACTGCtctaaaaccacatttcaaatgaatttcTTCcggtctgctttcttcattgtcccaaCTTTCAAACCTATGCATATTAAtgagaatactatggcatgaattatcttgatcttagtCAAGGCATCCTTACACTTATGGGTcgtctctagctccttcatggctatccttcccagtctcagttgccttctgatttcttggttgcagtttcccttttggttgatgatggagccaatgaatagaaagtcctgaacaatttgaatttttttatcatcaaccttaaagctgtgtaattccccagtagtcattacttttgtattcttgatgttcagctgtagtcctgctttggtgctttctgctttaaccttcatcaggagttaTTTCGAGTAGTtacgaggggctcagccatactcgatTTAATATttaccaacaggcaagagatggtagatggggtggggaccttagggggaagtgaccatgtcctcctagaattccttttgttgtggggggaccaaggaagtttgtaGCCGCACAAGTCTGtttgattttggtagggcagatttcaataaactcagaggcatgatgagaatcattccatgggcaagacttctggaagggaaaggagcaagtgaagggtgggctctcctaaatcaagagctcttgcaagctcgctattccaacaagaaggaaatggTAGAGGATCCACAAAGCCAcatggatgaacagagaactccatgatgagctaaggaagaaaaaggaagtgttcaagaaatggaggcaaggacatacctctctAAAaaagagtatctgtgggttgctaggcactgtaggttagccatcagagaggccagaGCTCACattgagctgatgctggccagggaagcttgccacaacaagaaaagctttagATATGTATAAGTTCCAGATGCTATTTTGAATGAACTGGGGAACCAGGTTCCTTTGTATTAGAGGATTTAAACAATGGATTTAAAATGTCCTAAATGTCGATAAATAGATGTATGTGGAAGGTTGAAAAAAAGAAATCCAACTTAGTGATTCCCTTAGATATTACTGTATATGAATATTAAGTCACACTGTTCTGAAGTATCTTTTAAAGATGGGATTATCTGTAGTAAGCATCAGTTTTGGATTGCTACTTGATGTTGAGAATGTACCTTTTACGTCAAACAAGCAACCATTTAAACTATAAACCTTTTTGTTTAAACACTAATTAAAAGCTTCAGAGAGGGAGAGGGACTGACACTGTGGAGCCTTTCGTTTCTCTTGGTTGTTGATAACAGAGTACGCTGTTCATCATGGCcttattgtttaaatgtgtacagaaatatatagataataaacagatctttattctttaattgtttaaatgcttAATTTACATTGCTGTTTCATATTTagttgtattttttgtatttatattcacaagtataaaggtaaaggtcccctgtgcaagcaccgggtcattcctgacccatggggtgacgtcacatcccgatgtttccaaggcagactttgtttgcggggtggtttgccagtgccttccccagtcatcttccctttacccccagcaagccgggtcctcattttaccgacctcggaaggatggaaggctgagtcaaccttgagacggctacctgaaaccaacttccgtcgggatcgaactcaggtcgtgagcagagcttttgactgcagtactgcagcttaacacactGCGCCCCGGGGCTCACAAGTAGGCATATGGATTTTGTTAATCCGGTCTTTCAAGAACAGCCACGATTAGTGTCTATGGAAGCATATGAAGTGCAAAACTGATAAAGAGCATAAAGGCTGCAGTATTTTTTCGGTTCTTGTTGAGAATGTTTgggtagctggttggccactatgggaaGAGAATGCGGGACTAGATAGGCTTTTGGTCTGGTCCAGCTTAACTCTTTATATGTTCTGAtacaagaatataagaagagccctactggatcagacttctatgttgtctttcttttttttttaaactgaaaagtgTCAGACTGTTAATCTGTCCCGATAAGGAAGGTGCTTCAACCCATTCATCATCTCGCTTGCCCACTTCACTTtttcagctctgcaatgtcctttttgaggcGCAGTGACCAGAATTGTGCATGTTATTTCAAATGAAGCTGCCTGTTCAGGGGTGTTACATTCAAAAGCAAATGGGAGCAGATGAGGTATTATAACAGTTTTTTTTAACTTCACAGGATAAAGAAATGTAAATTCCTCTCCAGTATCTCAAGAAGGATTAACAGTGGATTTTGGAGTTGCCAGTTCCAGCAAATATCACCATGTACAGACCAGGGGAGAAAGTGAAGCGTTGGATGAATATTCATGGTTCTAGTATAAGAGCTGTTGAAGTTGCTAGAGGGAGAGCGGGATATGGATTTACCCTTTCTGGACAAGCACCCTGTATTCTTAGTTGTGTTttgaaaggaagccctgctgattATGTGGGACTTAAAGCTGGAGATAAAATATATGCGATAAATGAAATTAATGTGAAAAAGGCATCCCATGAAGATGTGGTGAAGCTAATAGGCAAATGCTCTGGGGTCTTGCATATGGTCATTGCTGAAGGGGTTGGCCACACTGACTCATGTTCAAGTGATGAAGAAGTTGGGTTTTATGACGGGAAAGGGTGGCTAAAACCCAAACCTGACTCAAAAGTGTTGGGTATAAACAGAGCAGAGAAGGTTGTGGAAGAAATGCAGTCTGGTGGAATTCTGAACATGATCTTTGAAAATCCTAATGTTTGTGCTGCTAACATGAAGACCTCATCAAGAAAGCAAATGCCAGCACATGAATCTGCTGCTGTTAGGTTGGACTCGGGATCAGAAAAAGCAAACAACCCAAATATGCTTTATAATGAGGAACTCTCCAAAGTCATGAATGATGATTCAGTTTTTAGAACTGGAATGGAAAACCAGGAATGTTTTGGCTTAGATGCAAGTATTTTACACGTGGCTATGGTTGTGGGCTACCTAGGATCAATTGAACTTCCGTCTTCAAATTCAAATCTAGAATACGATAGTTTGCAGGCAATTCGTGGGTGCATGAGGCGTCTTCGGGCTGAACAAAAAATCCATTCATTGGTGATGATGAAGATTATGCACGACTGTATTCAACTCTGCAGTGATAAATCCGGAGTGATTGCAGAGTATCCTGCAGAGAAGTTAGCGTTTAGCGCTGTATGCCCTGACGACAGAAGATTTTTTGGGCTAGTTACAATGCAGACCATTGATGATACAAGTTTGGCTCAGGAAAATGAAGCGGTTTTGAGGACATCATGTCATGTATTTATGGTGGATCCAGAACTATTTCATCATAAAATTCACCAGGGCATTGCACATCGTTTTGGATTGGAATGCACAGCAGATCCAGACACTAATGGCTGTCTAGAATTTCCAGTTTCATCTCTACCTGTTCTTCAGTTTGTCTCTGTTTTGTACAGGGATATGGGGGAATTGATTGAGGGCGTGCGGGCAAGGGCTTTTCTTGAGGGAGATGGAGATGTTCATCAGAATAACAGTATGAGCAGTAATAGTGATAGTGGTATTGGAAATTTTAACCAAGAAGAGAAAGGTAATAGAGTTTTGGTAGTTGACCTAGGAGGCAACTCAACTAAACATATTCCTAGTAGTGTGTGGGATAATCCAATAGGTAGAAGTCAAGCTAATTCCCACTGGAATATGTTTGATCATGAACAGGAAGAAAACTCTGCTTTAGAGGTCATATTGCAGAATGATAAATCTCAAAATCAGAATAAGTTTCTGGGTCCTTCAGCACGCATCGAAGTTCCTATAGTTTCTCCCCAAATTTCAGTTCCATCATGCAAGAAAAATTCTGTGGGCACTTCCAATCAGAGATGGCTGCCGGTTCATGTGCTAAAAGATTGGCAGCATGCATGCATAAGTGACCAGGAGTCATACACGGATTCTACAGATGGCTGGTCAAGTGTTAACTGTGGTACTCTTCCCCCACCAATGAGTAAGATTCCTGCTGACAGATACAgagtaaatggcagctttggtcagCCTCATCTAATGTCTCAAAGGAATGAATGGTCTAAGAAGGGTTTTCATACACCAAACACATTTGACCCTCAACACAATGTCAGAAAAACCAAAGAAGATAAAAAGGTAAGAATGTTCATATGATACTACTGTtagaagaaaatactttgaaATTATAGTTCTGATTATACTCAACTAACAAAGATGCCGTGGTGAATATAATTCACAAGTTACCTTCTTCTTTTGTTCCCTTCTTTGTCCATGGTTATTAATTATACCAAGGTGATTTGTCTCACCAGCAAGAGctggcgtagtgtagtggttagtgttggactaggatctaagagacccaggtttgaatcctcactgtttcaaggaagcttgctgggtgtccctgggccagtcacacactctcagcataacctgccttacagggctgttgtgaagattaaatggaggagaggaaaacaatgccAGTTGCTTTGTGTCTTCACaggagagaaaggtggagtacaagtgaagtaaataaagttTGACCTGGGCAGTCTGCTTGGAAGGGGTATAATCTGGTTagatttcagaaaaatctgatgtACTGTGATAATTAAAGTTGAGTGACTGTGTGCTTAGAATGGTTGTCTACTTCATTTTCTCTCTTGTGGGGAcccacccaaagtggcttacagcatttcccctttctccattttatcctcacagtgagGATAAAGTAAGGATTAGAGTCTGTGACTGCcccaaaggtcacccaataataatttattaatacggtcactgaccagcaaaaaacaacaacagcccaaggtcacccaatagacttccatggcagagtgggggtttgaccCTGTGTCACTCAGATCCTGGTATAACTCTGTGTCCACTACACTAAGTTGGCTCTCAGTTCAGTGGGTGGCTTTCACTCGGTCACATtctctgacctacctcacagggttgttgcggggGTAAGATGAGCTGGGGTAAAAGCCATATTTTGTGTACCCAAATCATAGCTTCATTTTCTCCTTTTATTTCTTCCCCTTCTGTCAAAGTAACAAATAATGATAACAAAGTACTGCCCCCTGGAGGTGGTTGGGttacctagaggggcactaagaggcaaggaggccGCAAGGGGGCGCTGTTCACTTATTTACAATTAACCAGGCTAGATCTTAGATGCTGGCAAATGGCACTCCCAAGTTTCTGCTTCTGTGTAGTGCTGAAATCAGGTAGAAACTACCAGAATTTTTAGTAAATACACCACCAGAGCTCTAGTCAAATTAGTATACTGTGTTTTGAGAAACTGTTGTCACTGTGTGTTTTTGTCTCTGTcatttttcaggttttggctggTAAGTCCTTCAGCATAATAGTATTGAGTGTGgcatttattttcttgtgttcttgGTTACTGAACCTGTTGATTATGAAGTGCACTTTTTAGCTATGTAAGTGATATTTTTTCACAGCCTGCCCAATATTAATCTCTCTTGGTTATATAAGCATTAAAAAGTTTCTCAGTAAGTGTTTCAAAAAgggcaaaaacatttttaaaggaaaaatttaGGAGATAGAAGGAAAAATTGGGGGAATTGAGGGGAAAATATAGGGAGTCAATAATGCAAATTCCAGTAATAAAGGGGAAATTGGGTATATTTTGGCAAAAAAATAGACAAACCTTTCTAAAGAAAATATAACAGTGTCTTTATTCAAAATTGtagtaataaaattaaaaaaattaaaagtttaagAAAGTCCTGCACCATGGGCCATGGTTAAGAATGGTTGTTATATTTCCAGCATCATACTTGGTGGAATGTTGTTTTAGTGTGGCCATCCAACTTCTCTCCAAACAAAGAAATCGAATCCAGATTACTACATTTGGTGATTAAGACTCCTGCTAAGTGTCTTTAAAACGAGACGTTGGGAAACAGGTATCATTTCATCAAGCCCATCAGTCGTATTAAGAATTTACTGAACAATGAAGTAGTAACTAAATGTAGTATCCAAGATTCTTGCTAAATGACCATCAGACTTTGAAACGCTggtatcagttttgttgaatgttGTTGATTAAATTAAACGGAAAAGGTTTTATTGGATTTGGAATAAATGTGCAATCTTATTGGTTTGAATTTTATCGTTATCTTCCTTAGTGGGTTGTGTGGGTTAAAATTCAAAaaactattttgaataatgctttttacaggGCACAGGAGGGGTACTGGGGATAAGCTTATGGAATCAAGGGGCCCCACAAAAGTTtaggaaccactgatttagacccTGTCTTTCCCCCCAAAGGGACCCAACACAACTCACATTGTTCCTTTCTCCTCTATTCATTTTATTCAAAGTATAATAAAAAGTAGTAGAAAGAAGCATTGTAAGGATATGCCATTAAAAAGAGATGGGAGAAATCTTTAAAGAATAAACAGAAAGGTGGGAGCAGTCAAGGGCAGTcatgaatgtgtgtgtttgggcAGAATCAAGTTTATATCACCTTTACACACAAAGCAGTAGTAATAGGCCAATGCAGAGAGGGACAAAGaattgtgggggggaaatactgTTGAAAAGAGCGGGGATGACTGTGTTtaaggcagagagagaaaattaAACTGTTGTCCTTCAGACAGTAATCCCATAAAAtcagggcatctagtccaaccccctgctcagtgcaggatcagcctagagcatccctgacaagtgtttgtccagcctctctttaaagactgtcagtgagggggagctcaccacctccctaggtagctgattccttcctttccttttatcccttagaagctctttgatcaattgatcttgagcagcatatatctagtgttggagggatataaggactgtcaaacaattcttactgtaaaaactttttcctaatatccaggcggtctcttccaactctaagattctatgattctaagttcagGAAAGATGGGAAGCTCTTTGTATGTTATAGCAGTCCCAGTAAAGTTAATCAGCAATGATATCTGCCGAAAGACAGTCCTAGGGaaacacttagaatcatagagttggaagggaccaccagggtcatctagtccaaccccctgctcaatgcaggaaacccacagctacctcccatacccccagtgacccccactgcatgcccagaagattgccaagatgctctccctctcatagaatcatagagttggaagggaccaccagggtcatcaagtccaacctcctgcacaatgcaagaaattcacaactacctccccccaacacccctagtgaccagaagatggccaagatgccctccctctcatcatctgcctaaggtcacagaatcagcattgctgacagatggccatctaacctcttcttaaaaaccttcatggaaagagcttaccacctcctgaggaagcctgttccactgaggaaccgctctaactgttagaaaattcttcctaatatctagacggaaactcttttgatttaatttcaacccgttggttctggtccggccttcttgatctgcccaaggtcatagaatctgc carries:
- the LOC130482710 gene encoding regulator of G-protein signaling 12-like, translated to MYRPGEKVKRWMNIHGSSIRAVEVARGRAGYGFTLSGQAPCILSCVLKGSPADYVGLKAGDKIYAINEINVKKASHEDVVKLIGKCSGVLHMVIAEGVGHTDSCSSDEEVGFYDGKGWLKPKPDSKVLGINRAEKVVEEMQSGGILNMIFENPNVCAANMKTSSRKQMPAHESAAVRLDSGSEKANNPNMLYNEELSKVMNDDSVFRTGMENQECFGLDASILHVAMVVGYLGSIELPSSNSNLEYDSLQAIRGCMRRLRAEQKIHSLVMMKIMHDCIQLCSDKSGVIAEYPAEKLAFSAVCPDDRRFFGLVTMQTIDDTSLAQENEAVLRTSCHVFMVDPELFHHKIHQGIAHRFGLECTADPDTNGCLEFPVSSLPVLQFVSVLYRDMGELIEGVRARAFLEGDGDVHQNNSMSSNSDSGIGNFNQEEKGNRVLVVDLGGNSTKHIPSSVWDNPIGRSQANSHWNMFDHEQEENSALEVILQNDKSQNQNKFLGPSARIEVPIVSPQISVPSCKKNSVGTSNQRWLPVHVLKDWQHACISDQESYTDSTDGWSSVNCGTLPPPMSKIPADRYRVNGSFGQPHLMSQRNEWSKKGFHTPNTFDPQHNVRKTKEDKKCAKFGHTSGFSQAPQRSSGRRSFGRSKRFSITRSLDDLESAAVSDGGKLKLSGGMH